In Paenarthrobacter sp. GOM3, a single window of DNA contains:
- a CDS encoding MazG nucleotide pyrophosphohydrolase domain-containing protein: MPTPTSADNSALPGRAGDVGELLGTIAALREHCPWMGALTHESLVEYLIEEAYEVVDSIEAGDSPARDDELRGELGDVLLQVVLHARLAEERGSFTFDDVARSINAKMVRRNSHVFKADGSLQESFPASVEEIIVKWDAAKRAEKPERKDPFEGIPPHLPALAAAQKSLDRAVRAGLDVDAEGALAAVGLPTVPDSEEALGELLLAVVAAAREQGLDAERALRATVRSFQNGQAQAS, translated from the coding sequence ATGCCTACGCCAACCTCGGCTGACAACTCCGCACTCCCGGGCCGGGCTGGTGACGTGGGGGAGCTGCTGGGGACCATCGCTGCCCTGCGTGAGCACTGTCCCTGGATGGGGGCGCTGACCCACGAGTCGCTGGTGGAGTATTTGATCGAGGAAGCCTACGAAGTGGTGGACTCGATCGAAGCGGGCGACTCACCCGCGAGGGACGACGAGCTTCGCGGCGAGCTGGGCGATGTACTGCTTCAGGTAGTACTTCACGCCCGGCTCGCCGAGGAGCGCGGCAGTTTCACTTTCGACGACGTAGCCCGGTCCATCAACGCCAAGATGGTCCGGCGGAACAGCCACGTTTTCAAAGCGGACGGTTCCCTGCAGGAGAGTTTCCCGGCCAGTGTCGAGGAAATCATCGTGAAATGGGACGCCGCCAAACGCGCCGAGAAGCCTGAGCGGAAGGACCCCTTCGAGGGCATTCCGCCGCACCTTCCGGCGCTGGCAGCGGCGCAGAAGTCCTTGGATCGGGCAGTCCGCGCCGGGCTGGACGTCGACGCGGAAGGCGCGCTGGCCGCCGTCGGACTTCCAACCGTCCCGGACTCGGAAGAGGCGCTCGGTGAGCTGCTGCTCGCCGTCGTCGCCGCGGCCCGGGAGCAAGGACTCGACGCCGAACGAGCCCTCCGCGCGACCGTTCGATCGTTTCAGAACGGCCAGGCCCAGGCTTCATGA
- a CDS encoding DedA family protein: MQGINDFILAAAGQPWVLFLVLACCVIDGFFPPIPSESVVVGLSAVSGSSGLPNVWLLGLMAALGAFAGDNIAYIIGQRIGIQRWRWMRTQRMQGAFRWAGKELRRRAASLIMVARFIPIGRVAVNLTAGATHFNHRRFVGLTAMSAILWASYSVVLGYFFGVWFEHNHLLGAVIAIVVAVILGVIIDRIISRVRGSVPLDRKNIPGEGAPPPPAV, translated from the coding sequence GTGCAGGGCATCAACGATTTCATCCTCGCCGCGGCAGGGCAGCCCTGGGTGTTGTTCCTGGTGTTGGCGTGCTGCGTGATCGATGGCTTCTTTCCACCGATCCCCAGCGAATCGGTGGTGGTGGGCCTCAGCGCCGTATCCGGCAGCAGCGGCTTACCCAATGTCTGGCTGCTGGGTCTGATGGCGGCCTTGGGCGCTTTCGCGGGGGATAACATCGCCTACATCATTGGCCAACGGATTGGCATCCAGCGCTGGCGATGGATGCGTACGCAGCGGATGCAGGGCGCCTTCCGCTGGGCGGGCAAGGAACTCCGACGCCGGGCGGCGTCCCTGATCATGGTGGCGCGGTTCATCCCGATCGGGAGGGTGGCGGTCAACCTGACAGCGGGCGCCACGCACTTCAACCACCGGCGCTTCGTGGGCCTCACCGCCATGTCCGCGATCCTGTGGGCCTCGTACTCGGTGGTGCTTGGATACTTCTTCGGAGTCTGGTTCGAACACAACCACTTGCTGGGCGCAGTCATAGCGATCGTCGTGGCCGTGATCCTGGGCGTCATCATTGATCGCATCATCAGCAGGGTCCGCGGATCCGTGCCGCTGGACCGAAAAAACATTCCCGGGGAAGGCGCCCCACCTCCACCCGCGGTATGA
- a CDS encoding DedA family protein, translating into MLEHAAGQPWIYPVLLVFFFIDGFATILPSETAIVGLSALSLHSGEPNLWILGATALVGAMAGDNMAYMLGRKIGLTRWKWMRRPKVQKMFAWAQYELDKRGAVLIFTARYIPWGRVAVNYVAGQTGFRHRTFFLLDAFACVTWVGYSIGIGLLAGQWVHNNPLLGVGIAVAFAVVLGIVVDHALRWWHKYLERKDHAREAAASAQATKPDPQQNAVAGVDLSKPAG; encoded by the coding sequence ATGCTCGAGCATGCAGCCGGGCAGCCCTGGATTTACCCGGTACTCCTGGTCTTCTTCTTTATTGACGGATTTGCCACCATCCTGCCCAGTGAAACGGCCATCGTTGGCCTCTCGGCGCTGTCCCTTCACAGCGGAGAGCCCAACCTGTGGATCCTTGGGGCCACAGCACTGGTCGGTGCCATGGCCGGCGACAACATGGCATACATGCTGGGCCGCAAAATCGGCCTTACCCGCTGGAAGTGGATGCGACGACCCAAAGTCCAGAAGATGTTCGCCTGGGCCCAATACGAGCTGGATAAGCGCGGAGCGGTCCTCATCTTCACGGCCCGCTACATTCCCTGGGGACGCGTCGCGGTGAACTACGTGGCAGGCCAGACCGGCTTCCGTCACCGGACCTTCTTCCTCCTGGACGCCTTCGCGTGCGTCACCTGGGTGGGATACTCCATCGGCATCGGCCTCCTCGCCGGCCAGTGGGTACACAACAACCCACTGCTCGGTGTCGGCATTGCGGTGGCATTCGCGGTGGTCCTCGGCATCGTGGTTGACCACGCATTGCGCTGGTGGCACAAGTACCTGGAGAGGAAAGACCACGCCCGCGAGGCTGCGGCATCTGCGCAGGCAACCAAGCCGGACCCGCAGCAAAACGCAGTTGCCGGCGTCGACCTCTCCAAGCCGGCCGGCTAA
- a CDS encoding S8 family serine peptidase produces the protein MTLRRRRSLSVALATTLAGGTLAGALLTAPAANADAWRDKEFWLKDSGVTNAWQVSKGAGVKVAIIDSGIDGTHPDLNGVVVGGTDVSGAGAPNGQKSIGAKTEHGTLVASMLAGRGHTTPTASPSASASAPPPVPPTTPPAGGPDGIVGVAPEAQILSVSTWLGSPNPGGKSDQEQIPDAVRWAVDNGAKVINISLGSTSPDWPQSWDAAFLYAEQKDVVIVAAAGNRVGGNIQVGAPATIPGVLTVAGLDGEGRASVDSSSQGISIGVAAPAEKLVGAMPGAGYAEWAGTSGAAPIVSGVAALIRSKWPEMSANQVINRIVSTAKDAGAPGKDPLYGYGILNAEAALKDDVPAAASNPLGSIADWIRVHRRGDFSEPSQAPVASPTSAAPTLADPTVPVAKTPATMDDALPAAVVLGFGGLFLALIVGAAIQLRRVSKRPGPVVEEAETGVMETVDPPSKK, from the coding sequence ATGACGTTGCGACGCCGCCGTTCCCTTTCGGTCGCGCTGGCCACCACCCTGGCTGGCGGGACCCTTGCAGGCGCGCTGCTGACCGCTCCTGCTGCCAACGCCGATGCCTGGCGGGACAAGGAGTTCTGGCTTAAGGATTCCGGGGTTACCAACGCCTGGCAGGTCTCCAAGGGAGCAGGCGTCAAAGTCGCCATCATCGACAGCGGCATTGACGGCACCCACCCGGACCTCAACGGCGTCGTGGTCGGAGGGACCGACGTATCCGGTGCCGGCGCGCCCAACGGACAAAAGAGCATTGGCGCCAAGACAGAGCACGGGACCCTGGTTGCAAGCATGCTTGCCGGCCGGGGACACACCACGCCCACGGCTTCTCCTTCAGCGTCCGCTTCGGCCCCACCGCCCGTGCCGCCCACTACTCCTCCTGCCGGAGGGCCTGACGGAATCGTAGGTGTCGCGCCCGAGGCCCAGATCCTCTCGGTTTCCACCTGGCTCGGCTCCCCGAACCCTGGCGGCAAGTCGGACCAGGAACAAATCCCCGACGCCGTTCGCTGGGCCGTGGACAACGGTGCCAAGGTCATCAACATTTCCTTGGGCAGCACCTCGCCGGACTGGCCCCAGAGCTGGGACGCGGCGTTTCTTTACGCCGAGCAAAAGGACGTTGTCATTGTGGCCGCCGCCGGTAACCGGGTTGGTGGCAACATCCAGGTGGGTGCCCCCGCCACCATTCCCGGTGTCCTGACCGTCGCCGGGCTGGACGGCGAGGGACGCGCCAGCGTGGATTCCTCGTCCCAAGGCATCAGCATTGGGGTCGCAGCCCCGGCGGAGAAGTTGGTGGGTGCCATGCCAGGCGCCGGCTACGCCGAGTGGGCCGGGACGTCCGGAGCGGCACCCATCGTGTCCGGTGTGGCCGCCCTCATCCGTTCCAAGTGGCCTGAGATGAGCGCCAACCAGGTCATCAACAGGATCGTCAGCACCGCCAAGGATGCAGGCGCCCCCGGCAAGGACCCGCTGTACGGGTACGGCATCCTCAACGCCGAAGCTGCACTCAAGGACGACGTGCCCGCGGCGGCCAGCAATCCCTTGGGCTCCATCGCGGACTGGATCCGCGTGCATCGGCGCGGTGACTTCAGCGAGCCTTCGCAGGCTCCGGTCGCGAGTCCCACCAGCGCCGCGCCCACCTTGGCCGATCCCACCGTCCCCGTAGCCAAGACGCCGGCGACCATGGACGACGCCCTTCCTGCCGCCGTCGTCCTTGGTTTTGGTGGCCTGTTCCTCGCCCTCATCGTAGGTGCCGCGATTCAGCTGCGAAGGGTTTCCAAACGTCCCGGTCCGGTGGTCGAGGAAGCCGAAACCGGAGTGATGGAGACGGTGGATCCACCAAGCAAGAAGTAG
- a CDS encoding Ppx/GppA phosphatase family protein, with product MSRVAAIDCGTNSIRLLIADTSVEGAAGPLTDVVREMRVVRLGQGVDATGELAPEALERTFAAAGDYAALIKEHGAGRVRFVATSATRDARNRQVFVDGIRDLLGVEPEVISGDEEAALSFAGASSVLPVTGEDAVLVVDLGGGSTEFVLGDSSGVIAARSVDIGCVRLTERHLRSDPPTAAQIAAAEADVDAALALAAQAVPLNRATAVVGVAGSITTITAHALGLSEYQPSRIHGASLDLETISDAATNLLEMTRAERAALPYMHPGRVDVIGAGALVWRRILARLTEVSEGAISAAVSSEHDILDGIALSIRGAE from the coding sequence ATGAGCCGCGTCGCCGCGATCGACTGTGGTACCAATTCCATCCGCCTGCTCATCGCGGACACCTCAGTCGAGGGGGCTGCGGGGCCATTGACGGACGTCGTGCGTGAAATGCGCGTGGTGCGGCTTGGCCAAGGCGTTGACGCCACCGGCGAGCTCGCTCCTGAAGCCCTGGAACGCACGTTCGCCGCCGCTGGGGACTACGCAGCCCTCATCAAGGAGCATGGTGCCGGGCGCGTCCGTTTCGTGGCGACATCAGCCACCCGCGACGCCCGCAACCGCCAGGTTTTCGTGGACGGGATCCGGGACCTCCTTGGCGTCGAGCCCGAAGTGATTTCCGGGGATGAGGAAGCCGCGCTCTCGTTCGCCGGGGCCAGCAGTGTCCTTCCAGTAACAGGGGAGGACGCCGTCCTCGTCGTGGACCTCGGCGGAGGCAGCACGGAATTCGTCCTGGGGGACTCCTCCGGCGTCATCGCTGCCCGTTCCGTGGACATCGGATGCGTGCGGCTGACCGAACGCCACCTGCGCAGCGATCCGCCCACTGCCGCCCAGATCGCCGCAGCAGAGGCCGACGTCGATGCCGCCCTTGCGCTTGCCGCCCAGGCAGTGCCGCTGAACCGCGCCACGGCCGTTGTTGGCGTCGCCGGGTCGATCACCACCATCACCGCGCACGCGCTTGGCCTGAGCGAGTACCAGCCAAGCCGGATTCATGGTGCCTCCCTCGACCTGGAAACGATCAGCGACGCCGCCACCAACCTGCTCGAAATGACCCGTGCGGAACGGGCAGCGCTTCCCTACATGCATCCAGGCCGCGTGGACGTCATCGGTGCCGGTGCCTTGGTGTGGCGACGCATCCTGGCGCGCCTGACCGAGGTCAGTGAAGGTGCCATCAGCGCTGCTGTCTCCAGCGAGCACGACATCCTGGACGGTATTGCGTTGAGTATCCGGGGAGCGGAATGA
- the eno gene encoding phosphopyruvate hydratase yields MALIDAIHAREILDSRGNPTVEVEVLLSDGQIGRAAVPSGASTGEHEAVELRDGDKGRYLGKGVQKAVDAVIDEISPALIGFDATDQRSIDQAMIDLDGTPNKGKLGANAILGVSLAVANAAAASSDLPLYKYLGGPNAHVLPVPLMNILNGGSHADSDVDIQEFMIAPIGAETFSEGLRWGVEVYHNLKSVLQEKGLSTGLGDEGGFAPNLPSNRAALDLITEAIKNAGYTPGTDIALALDVASSEFYKDGAYQFEGKALSATEMSAYYAELVADYPLVSIEDPLDENDWEGWKTLTDTIGDKVQLVGDDLFVTNPVRLQQGIDAATANSLLVKVNQIGSLTETLDAVSLAQRSGYTTITSHRSGETEDTTIADIAVATNAGQIKTGAPARSERVAKYNQLLRIEEELDDAARYAGRSAFPRFKG; encoded by the coding sequence ATGGCGCTTATCGATGCCATCCACGCACGCGAGATCCTTGATTCCCGCGGAAACCCGACCGTTGAAGTTGAGGTCCTGCTCTCCGACGGCCAGATCGGCCGCGCAGCAGTTCCGTCCGGTGCTTCCACCGGCGAGCACGAAGCTGTCGAACTCCGTGACGGCGACAAGGGCCGTTACCTCGGCAAGGGTGTCCAGAAGGCCGTTGACGCGGTCATCGACGAAATCTCGCCGGCCCTGATCGGCTTCGACGCCACAGACCAGCGCAGCATCGACCAGGCCATGATCGACCTGGACGGCACCCCCAACAAGGGCAAGCTCGGCGCCAACGCCATCCTGGGTGTTTCCCTGGCCGTGGCCAACGCTGCAGCAGCTTCCTCCGACCTGCCGCTGTACAAGTACTTGGGTGGCCCGAACGCCCACGTGCTCCCGGTTCCGCTGATGAACATCCTCAACGGTGGCTCGCACGCCGACTCCGATGTGGACATCCAGGAATTCATGATCGCCCCGATCGGTGCCGAGACCTTCTCCGAAGGCCTGCGCTGGGGCGTTGAGGTCTACCACAACCTCAAGTCCGTCCTCCAGGAAAAGGGCCTCTCCACGGGCCTCGGCGACGAAGGTGGCTTCGCCCCCAACCTGCCGTCCAACCGCGCGGCACTTGACCTGATCACCGAAGCCATCAAGAACGCCGGCTACACCCCGGGCACGGACATCGCCCTGGCCCTGGACGTCGCATCCTCCGAGTTCTACAAGGACGGCGCCTACCAGTTCGAAGGCAAGGCACTCTCGGCCACCGAGATGAGCGCTTACTACGCCGAGCTCGTTGCCGACTACCCGCTGGTTTCCATCGAGGACCCGCTGGACGAGAACGACTGGGAAGGCTGGAAGACCCTCACCGACACCATCGGTGACAAGGTCCAGCTGGTGGGCGATGACCTCTTCGTCACCAACCCGGTCCGCCTGCAGCAGGGCATCGACGCCGCCACGGCCAACTCCCTGCTGGTCAAGGTCAACCAGATCGGTTCCCTGACCGAAACGCTCGATGCTGTTTCGCTGGCACAGCGCTCCGGTTACACCACCATCACCTCGCACCGCTCCGGCGAAACCGAGGACACCACCATTGCTGACATCGCCGTTGCCACCAACGCGGGCCAGATCAAGACCGGTGCCCCGGCCCGCTCCGAGCGCGTCGCCAAGTACAACCAGCTGCTGCGCATCGAAGAAGAACTCGACGACGCCGCGCGCTACGCCGGCCGCAGCGCGTTCCCGCGTTTCAAGGGCTAG
- a CDS encoding thymidine phosphorylase, with translation MTSTEAFDAVQVISIKRDKGTLTPEQIDWTIDAYTRGVIAEEQMAALNMAILLNGMDRAEISRWTSAMIASGERMDFSSLTTPDGGRKATSDKHSTGGVGDKITLPLAPLVAVFGVAVPQLSGRGLGHTGGTLDKLEAIPGWRANLSNDEIMAQLQDVGAVICAAGSGLAPADKKLYALRDVTGTVEAIPLIASSIMSKKIAEGTGSLVLDVKVGSGAFMKDEARARELAETMVALGKDAGVHTVALITDMSTPLGLTAGNAIEVEESVEVLSGGGPEDVVELTVRLAEEMLAGAGIHDADPAAALKDGRAMDVWNRMIEAQGGDPRAALPVARESEVVYAPADGVLVELDALSVGVAAWRLGAGRARKEDQVQAGAGVRLHAKPGALVRAGEPLMTLLTDTPEKFDRAKEALQNAVVIAPEGSRPAHQLIIDRIA, from the coding sequence GTGACCAGCACTGAAGCGTTCGACGCCGTCCAGGTCATTTCCATCAAACGGGACAAGGGCACGCTCACTCCCGAACAGATCGACTGGACCATCGACGCCTACACGCGCGGCGTCATCGCCGAGGAGCAGATGGCGGCGCTGAACATGGCCATCCTGCTCAACGGCATGGACCGTGCCGAGATTTCACGGTGGACTTCCGCCATGATCGCTTCGGGCGAGCGGATGGACTTTTCGTCGTTGACAACGCCCGACGGCGGCCGGAAGGCTACCAGCGACAAGCACTCCACCGGTGGGGTGGGGGACAAGATCACCCTGCCGCTGGCGCCGCTTGTGGCAGTCTTCGGCGTCGCGGTTCCGCAGCTCTCGGGCCGCGGCCTTGGCCACACGGGCGGCACCTTGGACAAACTTGAGGCCATTCCCGGGTGGCGGGCCAACTTGAGCAATGACGAGATCATGGCGCAGCTCCAGGACGTGGGTGCGGTCATTTGCGCGGCAGGTTCCGGGCTCGCGCCGGCGGACAAGAAGCTGTACGCGCTGCGCGATGTCACGGGCACCGTGGAAGCCATCCCGCTGATTGCTTCCTCGATCATGAGCAAGAAGATCGCCGAGGGCACTGGTTCGCTGGTGCTGGACGTCAAGGTGGGCTCGGGTGCCTTCATGAAGGATGAGGCGCGGGCACGTGAGCTGGCCGAGACCATGGTGGCCCTGGGGAAGGATGCCGGCGTCCACACCGTTGCGCTGATCACGGACATGTCCACTCCGCTGGGCCTGACCGCTGGCAATGCGATCGAGGTTGAGGAGTCGGTGGAGGTCCTTTCCGGTGGTGGTCCGGAAGACGTCGTCGAACTGACTGTCCGGCTGGCCGAAGAGATGCTCGCCGGTGCCGGTATCCACGACGCCGATCCGGCCGCGGCCCTTAAGGACGGCCGGGCCATGGACGTGTGGAACAGGATGATCGAAGCCCAAGGTGGCGACCCGCGGGCAGCCCTGCCCGTGGCCAGGGAGTCGGAGGTTGTCTACGCACCCGCCGACGGCGTCCTGGTGGAGCTGGACGCCCTCTCGGTGGGTGTCGCCGCCTGGCGCCTTGGTGCCGGACGGGCCCGCAAGGAGGACCAGGTCCAGGCCGGGGCAGGCGTCCGCTTGCATGCCAAGCCGGGTGCGCTGGTGCGTGCCGGTGAACCCCTGATGACGTTACTCACGGACACACCGGAAAAGTTCGACCGCGCCAAGGAAGCACTCCAGAACGCCGTGGTGATTGCGCCGGAGGGATCACGCCCGGCGCATCAGCTCATCATCGACCGCATCGCCTAG
- a CDS encoding DUF501 domain-containing protein yields the protein MEEYTAAPPQESRQPSAHDLEVLSRQLGRPVRDVVEIPARCVCGTPLVAATAPRLSNGTPFPTTFYLTHPVITSAVSRLEAGGLMNRMNDRLTADGELADFYRGAHEAYLQARNEIADRSGTGAVPEIDGISAGGMPTRVKCLHVLVGHSLAAGPGVNPLGDEALEAIAEWWTKDRCYCDGAWDTAGEAPSRDLSRHGPQGLPDIVGRPAPVRKPKTEAVGEQSASEQSAGEQSAGDQDGTA from the coding sequence GTGGAAGAGTACACGGCAGCCCCGCCGCAGGAATCCCGCCAGCCGTCAGCACACGATCTCGAGGTCCTCAGCCGCCAGCTCGGCAGGCCGGTCCGGGACGTCGTTGAGATCCCCGCACGGTGCGTCTGCGGCACCCCGCTGGTCGCGGCCACAGCGCCCCGGCTGAGCAACGGAACACCGTTTCCCACGACGTTCTACCTGACCCACCCGGTCATCACCTCGGCGGTGTCGCGGCTGGAAGCGGGCGGGCTCATGAACCGGATGAACGACCGACTGACCGCAGACGGGGAACTTGCTGACTTCTACCGCGGTGCGCACGAAGCTTACCTCCAGGCACGCAACGAGATCGCTGACCGTTCCGGAACCGGGGCTGTGCCCGAAATCGACGGCATTTCCGCCGGCGGCATGCCCACCCGGGTCAAGTGCCTGCACGTGCTGGTAGGCCATTCGTTGGCTGCTGGGCCGGGCGTCAACCCCTTGGGGGACGAAGCCTTGGAAGCAATCGCCGAGTGGTGGACCAAGGACCGCTGCTACTGCGACGGCGCGTGGGACACTGCGGGGGAGGCCCCTTCCCGTGATCTCAGCCGCCACGGTCCGCAGGGCCTGCCCGACATCGTGGGCCGCCCCGCGCCCGTACGGAAGCCGAAGACTGAAGCTGTTGGCGAACAGTCCGCCAGTGAACAGTCCGCCGGCGAGCAGTCCGCCGGGGACCAGGACGGCACGGCATGA
- a CDS encoding cytidine deaminase: MPANDVDWQALEDAAKQAMERAYAPYSKFPVGAAALTEDGRIVSGCNVENASYGLTLCAECALVGQLHMTGGGRIAAFYCVDGQGNVLMPCGRCRQLLYEFRAPGMQLMTTQGIKSMDQVLPDAFGPENLEETP; this comes from the coding sequence ATGCCGGCAAACGACGTCGACTGGCAAGCCCTTGAAGACGCGGCAAAACAGGCCATGGAACGGGCCTACGCGCCCTATTCGAAGTTCCCGGTAGGGGCTGCGGCCCTTACCGAGGACGGCCGGATTGTCAGCGGCTGCAACGTGGAGAATGCCAGCTATGGCCTGACCCTCTGTGCCGAATGCGCCCTGGTGGGCCAGCTCCACATGACCGGTGGGGGCCGGATCGCTGCGTTCTATTGCGTGGATGGCCAGGGCAACGTCCTCATGCCGTGTGGGCGCTGCCGCCAGCTGCTGTACGAGTTCCGGGCACCGGGCATGCAGCTCATGACAACGCAGGGCATCAAATCCATGGACCAGGTGCTTCCTGACGCCTTCGGTCCCGAAAACCTGGAGGAAACCCCGTGA
- a CDS encoding adenosine deaminase, with the protein MTEPILDAAPALDFDLKSLPKVSLHDHLDGGLRPGTIIELAEAVGHTLPSTDPVALGEWFRESADSGSLVRYLETFDHTIAVMQTKEGLFRVAKEFVEDLAEDGVVYGEVRWAPEQHLQKGLTLDEVVEAVQTGLEAGVDAAEERGQQIQVGQLITAMRHADRGQEIAELAVRHRANGAVGFDIAGAEDGFLPSRFKDAFTYLAENNFPATVHAGEAAGLDSIQSALVDGRALRLGHGVRIAEDISVEFEDNSDDDGEDTIGMVTIGSVAAWVRDRGIALEICPSSNLQTGAISSFGEGIESHPVDMLFQLGFNVTINTDNRLMSGVTLTDEFELLVETFDYDLDDLLELTLNAAEAAFLPLDEREALVEYINDAYANLG; encoded by the coding sequence GTGACTGAGCCCATACTTGACGCCGCCCCTGCCCTCGACTTCGACCTGAAGAGCCTTCCCAAGGTTTCCCTCCACGATCATTTGGACGGAGGTCTCCGCCCAGGCACCATCATTGAACTGGCGGAAGCCGTCGGCCACACCCTGCCCTCCACCGACCCCGTGGCCCTGGGCGAATGGTTCCGCGAGTCCGCCGACTCCGGCTCCCTGGTCCGCTACCTTGAAACGTTCGACCACACCATCGCCGTCATGCAGACCAAGGAAGGCCTGTTCCGGGTCGCCAAGGAATTCGTGGAAGACCTCGCCGAGGACGGCGTGGTGTACGGCGAAGTCCGCTGGGCTCCCGAGCAGCACCTCCAGAAGGGCCTGACCCTGGACGAAGTGGTAGAGGCCGTCCAGACTGGCCTGGAAGCCGGCGTGGACGCGGCCGAGGAGCGCGGGCAGCAGATCCAGGTGGGTCAGCTGATCACCGCCATGCGCCACGCTGACCGCGGCCAGGAGATCGCCGAACTCGCCGTCCGTCACCGGGCCAACGGCGCCGTGGGCTTCGACATTGCCGGCGCCGAAGACGGTTTCCTGCCGTCCCGGTTCAAGGACGCCTTCACCTACCTCGCCGAAAACAACTTCCCGGCAACCGTCCACGCCGGTGAGGCTGCAGGCCTGGACAGCATCCAATCGGCACTGGTTGACGGCCGGGCCCTGCGCCTGGGCCACGGCGTGCGGATCGCCGAGGACATCTCGGTAGAGTTTGAGGACAACTCCGACGACGACGGCGAAGACACCATCGGGATGGTGACCATCGGCAGCGTGGCCGCCTGGGTCCGCGACCGCGGCATCGCCTTGGAAATCTGCCCCTCATCGAACCTGCAGACGGGTGCGATCTCGAGCTTCGGGGAGGGCATCGAAAGCCACCCCGTGGACATGCTGTTCCAGCTCGGCTTCAACGTGACCATCAACACGGACAACCGCCTCATGAGTGGGGTCACCTTGACGGACGAGTTCGAACTCCTGGTGGAAACCTTCGACTACGACCTCGACGATTTGCTCGAACTGACCCTCAACGCCGCGGAGGCAGCTTTCCTGCCGCTGGACGAGCGTGAAGCCCTGGTCGAGTACATCAACGATGCCTACGCCAACCTCGGCTGA
- a CDS encoding FtsB family cell division protein produces MATRRPKVPRADALGSGSSAARPSTPAPRPGTAGPGSAGNSGADVIKAEFGATRTASKPSTAAAPTKAAGSGNKSAHKPAESGKSQATGKSQTAGKSQSAGKKPAASAKPASGGSGRTVPSAKEGRDTDPVPAKAFSGRMLALAVVMIAITIMLAPTVKIFLEKRAEISALEGEIASRKAEQTELNKQISRWQDPNYVKQQARDRINMVMPGETGYWVFGGEEAAGTPGGRTGSGSSANPENLPWVDALWESIRRSATD; encoded by the coding sequence ATGGCCACCCGTCGTCCGAAGGTACCCAGGGCCGACGCCTTGGGCTCCGGCTCCAGCGCAGCCCGGCCGTCCACCCCGGCTCCCCGTCCCGGCACGGCCGGACCAGGCAGCGCGGGCAACAGCGGGGCCGACGTCATCAAGGCAGAGTTCGGTGCAACACGCACTGCTTCGAAACCGTCGACGGCGGCAGCGCCCACCAAGGCGGCCGGCAGCGGCAACAAGAGCGCACACAAGCCTGCGGAGTCCGGAAAAAGCCAGGCCACCGGAAAAAGCCAGACCGCCGGCAAAAGCCAGTCTGCTGGAAAGAAGCCTGCCGCGTCTGCGAAACCGGCGTCCGGCGGGTCCGGACGGACTGTTCCGTCGGCCAAGGAGGGACGTGACACCGATCCCGTTCCCGCCAAAGCGTTCTCTGGACGCATGCTGGCGCTGGCGGTCGTCATGATTGCGATCACCATCATGTTGGCTCCCACGGTGAAGATCTTCCTGGAGAAACGTGCCGAGATCTCGGCATTGGAGGGCGAGATTGCCAGCCGCAAAGCTGAGCAAACCGAGCTGAACAAGCAGATCTCCCGCTGGCAGGATCCCAACTATGTGAAACAGCAGGCCCGAGACCGCATTAACATGGTTATGCCGGGTGAAACGGGCTACTGGGTGTTTGGCGGGGAAGAAGCCGCTGGCACGCCGGGTGGCCGCACCGGCTCCGGATCGTCTGCAAACCCGGAGAATCTGCCCTGGGTAGATGCTCTTTGGGAGTCAATCAGACGGTCGGCAACTGACTAG